The genomic DNA GGCGATCAACGTCAACCTGGCGGGCCTCCCCGCCGACGTCGACAAGATCGTCTTCCCGGTCTCCATCTACGACGCCGAGAACCGCTCGCAGAACTTCGGCCAGGTCCGCAACGCGTACATCCGCATCGTCAACCAGGCCGGCGGCGCGGAGATCGCCCGCTACGACCTGTCGGAGGACGCGGCGACGGAGACGGCGATGGTCTTCGGCGAGCTGTACCGCAACGGCGCGGAGTGGAAGTTCCGCGCGGTCGGCCAGGGCTACGCCTCGGGCCTGGTGGGCATCGCCCAGGACTTCGGCGTCAACGTCTGACGTCCGCCTGCGGCACGCTGAACAAGCAACGGCCGCCTGCCCGGGGAGATCTTCCCGGACAGGCGGCCGTGCCGTTTGTCCGCGGCCCTCACCGGAACTGGGCCGGCGTTCTCCGCCGACCCCGCCGTCACTGACAAGAGGCGGAGCTGAGCGCCCTCTGACGGCGAGCCTCTACCGCCTGCTTTTGCAGTGACGTATCAGGGCCAGCAATCCCCCAGGGGCCAGGGCGATTACGTCGCCGGGGGCGTCGCTCTCGCGGAGGAGGAGGTGGGGTTCGGCGTCAGCGAGTTCGATGCAGTTTTCGGCGTCGATCCCCGAGAAGGATGACTTCTGCCACTGCGTGGGCATGCCTGGACCTCTCATAGTTCTCTTGCGATCCGGTGGATGAGCTGCGCGGACTCCAACTCGCTCAGCGACGACCGCTCGGCGGTGTCGAGCATCCCCACGTACCTCTTGAGTTGGGCGGCCGCAGTGATGAAGACGCCACCCACAGGACTGTCCATCTGAACCGTGTCGAGTTGCGGCACAACTCCCCCCGCGTACAGCAGCGGATACGTCGCCTCGACGAAATCCTCGCAGGTGAACGGGATGACTCGCACTGTCACTGTCGGCCACTCAGATGCTTCGAGCAGATATTCAAGCTGCCCCTTGGCGACCTTGCGGCCGCCGAAGCGCATACGCAGCGCCGCTTCGTGAACGATGACTCGGAACGGGGGCGGAGTATCCCGATCGAAGATGCTCCGGCGTTTCAACCGAAACTCCACACGTGCGTCCACTTCCTCGGCCGGAAGTGGTGGCGTAGCGCTTCGGTGGATCGCCCGAATGTAGTCCTCGGTCTGGAGGATGCCGGGCACGGTCATCACCGCGACTGTGCGCAAGTACGTTGCGTGGTTCTCCAGTTCACCGATGTCCAGGAACCCGGGCGCGAGCACTCCTCGGTACTCGTCCCACCAGCCCTGGCCGCGTGACTCGCGAGCGATGGCGCACAGCGCCTCGATCAGATCCCGGTCGTCGCAGGCGTAGAACACCGCCAGCCGCCGGATCCGTTCCTCGCTGATGCCGATGCGGCCCGCCTCTATGTGGCTGATCTTGGCCTGGTCGGTCGAGAGCAGGCCGGCCGCCTCACGGGCCGTCTTCCCTGCGAGCTCACGCAACTTCCGCAGCTCAGCGCCCAATCGGGCCTGTCGGGCGGTTGGAATGTCTCTTGGCGGCATGGTTCCTTCCCCTTCGGCATCCGAGTCTGCCGGGTCACGCGCCACGGGTCCACTCACTCGGGTGAACCTCACGGACAACCTTGCCCCGTGGCAATCATGCCACTACCTTCGAACGCAACGCGCGGCACGCCAGTGAACCCGCAGAGCAGTCACCCACCGGTGCCCGAGCCACGGTGGCCCACCGCGCAACCCCCCGACAGCAACCAGGAGTTGAAAGCCATGAACGCCACCCTCATCACCCCGGGGACCTACCACCTCACCACCCCCAACTCCCCCCTCACCCCCAAGATCTGCCGCGACACCGTCGCCATACTCCTCGCCACGAACGGCCACGCCCCCGGTCTCGCCGACACCGCTCGCACCCTCGTCTCCGAGCTCGTCACCAACGCCGTACTCCACACCGCCTCGCCCACCATCGACATGGAGACGGCCGTGCTGAGCGACGGCGTACGGGTCGCGGTGTACGACGACAGTCCGGCCGCGCACCTGGAGCCGCTCGCCCCCGCCTGGGACGGGGAGGGCGGGAGAGGATTACTCCTCGTGCAGGCCCTGGCGCAGGCGTGGGGTGTCGCCACGGCGCGCCCCTACGGCCGTAAGCACGTCTGGTTCGAGCTGCGGAGCGGTAGCGGCGGCTAGCCTGCCCCGCATGCGCCTCGATGCCCTCCCTCTCACCCCGGACCACGACATCCCGGCCCCCCTCCTCACCGAACTCACCGCCCTCTACGCCGCCCACCGCGAGTTCCACGCCCTGAGCGGCGACTTCCCCGATCCGGACGACATCCGGCCCGAGCAGGTCGCGGCAGCGCTCGCCGACGAGCTGGCGAACCCGGACGTGGAGGTGCTGCTCGCGCGCAGTGCCGGGCGGCTCGTCGGGGTGGTGATCACCCTCGCGCACCACCCCGACCCCGCCGACCCGGACCCCTGGATCGGCCTGCTGCTCGTGGCTGTGGAGGAGCAGCGCAGGGGGTACGGGCGGGAGCTGGCGGCCCGCGTCGAGGAGCGGTTTCGGGCCGCCGGCCGGACCGCCGTACGCCTCGCCGTCCACGACGACAACCCGGGCGGCCTCGCCTTCTGGACCGCCCTTGGCTACGAGGTCGTCGACCACCGCACGGACCGCCAACGGGGCCGGCCGTGCGCCGTGCTGCGCAAGCCGCTGCCGAGCGCGACGCCACGCACCCCGCGCCGGGCGGCACGCGTCGCCGTGCTCGATCCGGGCGGCGCGGTCTTCCTCTTCCGGTACGACAACGAAGAGGTGGGCGTCCACTGGGCCCTGCCCGGCGGCGGACTCGACCCAGGGGAGAGCGCACGTGAGGGCGCTCTGCGGGAGCTGCGCGAGGAGACCGGGTGGACCGACCTGGAGCCGGGGCCCCCGCTGTGCACGTGGGAACACGACTTCACCCGGGCCGGGGTTCCCGTGCGCCAGCTCGAGCACGTCTACGTGGCGCGCGGGCCGCGCCGGGACCCGGTCGGCGACCAGGTCGGTGCCGCGCACGCCGAGGACGGAATCCTCGGCTGGCGCTGGTGGACCCCGCAGGAGCTGGCCGACTCGCCCGAGGCCCTCTGGCCGCCCCATCTCCCGCGGCTGCTGGCCGAGTTGGACTAGTGAGCTGGTTTTGAGTTCTGCCGTCGCCACTTGAGTCGTGTTCCGTTTCGGATCGGGGCTTGGTCGGTGACGGGGCTGGTGGTTTGCGGTCTGCTGTGGGGATGGGCGACAGCAGGCTTGCGCCGCTGGTGTTATCCGATGCCGAGCGGCGGATGTTGCAGGGATGGGCCCGGCGCCGGACGACTGCTCAGGGCCTGGCGTTACGGGCACGGATTGTGCTGGCCTGCGCGGACGGCGGCAGTAACACCGCGGGTGGCCGCGCGGATGGGCGTCAACCGGGGCACGGTGACCAAGTGGCGGGCGAGATTCCTGCGCGACCGGTTGGACGGGCTGGCCGACGAGCCGCGCCCGGGGGTGCCGCGCACCATCACCGATGCCCAGGTGGAGGAGGTGGTGGTGCGCACGCTGGAGGAGACCCCCGAGGGCGCGACGCACTGGTCGAAGCGGGAGCTGGCCAGGACCGTGGGGATCTCCCCGGCGAGCGTGCTGCGGATCTGGCACGCCTTCGGCTTGCAGCCATGGCGGACCGAGACCTTCAAGATCTCTCCGGACCCGCTTCTGATCGACAAGATCCGTGATGTCGTCGGCCTCTACCTCGCCCCGCCGGCCAACGCTGCGGTGTTCGCGGTGGACGAGAAGCCGCAGATCCAGGCTCTGGAACGGACGGCACCGGTGCTGCCGATGCTGCCCGGAGTGCCCGAGCGGCGCAGCTTCGACTACGTCCGGCATGGCACGGTCGATCTGTTCGCCGCCCTGAACACCGCGACGGGCAGGGTGATCACGAAGCTGTCCGCGCAGCACCGGGCCGTGGACTTCCGGGACTTCCTCGACGAGATCGACCGCCAGACCGAGCCCGGCCTGGCGGTCCACGTGATCTGCGACAACCTCTCCGCCCACAAGGCACCGGTGGTGCACAAGTGGCTGCTCGCGCATCCCCGGTTCCGCCTGCATTTCACCCCCACGTACTCGTCGTGGATCAATCAGGTCGAGCGGTGGTTCGCCGAATTAGAGCGGCGCTGCCTGGAGCGCGGAGTGTTCTGCTCGCTGGACAGCCTTAAGGCCGCGCTTGAGGAATGGATCAAGGTCTGGAACGAGGAGGCCCGGCCGTTCAAGTGGACCAAGACCGCCGACCAGATCCTCGACCGGATCTGCCGTTACTGCTCACGCATCTCCGAACCAGCTCACTAGGGCCTGCCCTACGGGATCGCACCTGTGCCGCGGGGGCCGCTCAGGGCTTCGCCGGCTTGCCCTCCCCGTACAGCCATTCGTCCCAGATCGCGCTGAAGTCCTTGCCGGGTGCCTTCTTCTCCACGTACGTCGTGAAGTCGGCCGTGTCCGCGTTGCCGTGGCGGTGGGTGGCGGCCCAGCCCTGGATGATGTCGTAGAACGTGTCGTCGCCGACCGTCTCGCGGATCTTGTGAATGACCATCGCGCCCCGCTCATACACCGGCCTGTCGGAGATGTGGGCGGCACCGGGGGGCTTGCCCGGCGGAAACGCCCAGCGCGCCTTGTCGGCGGCCCCGTCCCCGCCCCCGTCGCCCCGGTAGAGCGCGTCGAAGGTCTCCTGGGCCGTTTCACCACCGTGGTCCTCCTGCCACAGCCACTCCGCGTACGTCGCGAAGCCCTCGTTGAGCCACATGTCCCGCCACGACTTCGGCGTCACCGAGTCGCCGTACCACTGGTGCGCCAGCTCATGCACCAGGGTCCCGGTGTCGGGCGCGCCCGGGAAGACCGGCCGGTTCTGTGTCTCCAGCGCATAGCCCGCGTCGTTCTCGCGGTCCACGATCGCGCCGGTGGAGGAGAAGGGGTACGGGCCGAAGTTGTTCTCCTCCCACTCCATGATCTCCGGGAGCTTCGCCAGCACCTT from Streptomyces avermitilis MA-4680 = NBRC 14893 includes the following:
- a CDS encoding TerD family protein, translated to MAVSLSKGGNVSLTKEAPGLTAVTVGLGWDVRTTTGTDFDLDASAIAVNPTGKVYSDAHFVFFNNKQTPDQTIVHTGDNRTGEGAGDDEAINVNLAGLPADVDKIVFPVSIYDAENRSQNFGQVRNAYIRIVNQAGGAEIARYDLSEDAATETAMVFGELYRNGAEWKFRAVGQGYASGLVGIAQDFGVNV
- a CDS encoding DUF397 domain-containing protein, producing MRGPGMPTQWQKSSFSGIDAENCIELADAEPHLLLRESDAPGDVIALAPGGLLALIRHCKSRR
- a CDS encoding helix-turn-helix domain-containing protein; this translates as MPPRDIPTARQARLGAELRKLRELAGKTAREAAGLLSTDQAKISHIEAGRIGISEERIRRLAVFYACDDRDLIEALCAIARESRGQGWWDEYRGVLAPGFLDIGELENHATYLRTVAVMTVPGILQTEDYIRAIHRSATPPLPAEEVDARVEFRLKRRSIFDRDTPPPFRVIVHEAALRMRFGGRKVAKGQLEYLLEASEWPTVTVRVIPFTCEDFVEATYPLLYAGGVVPQLDTVQMDSPVGGVFITAAAQLKRYVGMLDTAERSSLSELESAQLIHRIAREL
- a CDS encoding ATP-binding protein, whose protein sequence is MNATLITPGTYHLTTPNSPLTPKICRDTVAILLATNGHAPGLADTARTLVSELVTNAVLHTASPTIDMETAVLSDGVRVAVYDDSPAAHLEPLAPAWDGEGGRGLLLVQALAQAWGVATARPYGRKHVWFELRSGSGG
- a CDS encoding bifunctional GNAT family N-acetyltransferase/NUDIX hydrolase, producing the protein MRLDALPLTPDHDIPAPLLTELTALYAAHREFHALSGDFPDPDDIRPEQVAAALADELANPDVEVLLARSAGRLVGVVITLAHHPDPADPDPWIGLLLVAVEEQRRGYGRELAARVEERFRAAGRTAVRLAVHDDNPGGLAFWTALGYEVVDHRTDRQRGRPCAVLRKPLPSATPRTPRRAARVAVLDPGGAVFLFRYDNEEVGVHWALPGGGLDPGESAREGALRELREETGWTDLEPGPPLCTWEHDFTRAGVPVRQLEHVYVARGPRRDPVGDQVGAAHAEDGILGWRWWTPQELADSPEALWPPHLPRLLAELD